The Burkholderia pyrrocinia genome has a segment encoding these proteins:
- the ispG gene encoding flavodoxin-dependent (E)-4-hydroxy-3-methylbut-2-enyl-diphosphate synthase produces MQSEAQSPRSSQICSTEPVFGGHQPRRVSHAVDVRWGGQLVTIGGDAPVRVQSMTNTDTADAIGTAIQIKELANAGSELVRITVNTPEAAAAVPAVREQLDRMGVTVPLVGDFHYNGHLLLRDYPGCAESLSKYRINPGNVGQGAKRDTQFAQMIEAAAKYDKPVRIGVNWGSLDQDLLARMMDENGARSQPWDAQSVMYEALIQSAIGSAERAVELGLGRDRIVLSCKVSGVQDLIAVYRELGRRCGFALHLGLTEAGMGSKGIVASTAALGVLLQEGIGDTIRISLTPEPGASRTGEVIVGQEILQTMGLRSFAPMVIACPGCGRTTSTLFQELAMQIQTYLREQMPAWRKEYPGVEKMNVAVMGCIVNGPGESKHANIGISLPGSGENPAAPVFIDGEKVKTLRGERIAEEFQQIVSDYVARNYGRADAAVN; encoded by the coding sequence ATGCAATCCGAAGCTCAATCCCCACGCAGCAGTCAGATTTGTTCAACCGAACCGGTGTTCGGCGGGCATCAGCCCCGCCGCGTGTCGCATGCGGTGGATGTCCGCTGGGGCGGGCAGCTCGTGACGATCGGCGGCGACGCGCCGGTGCGCGTGCAGTCGATGACGAATACCGACACGGCCGACGCGATCGGCACCGCAATCCAGATCAAGGAACTCGCGAACGCGGGCTCCGAACTGGTGCGCATCACGGTCAACACGCCCGAGGCCGCGGCCGCCGTGCCGGCGGTCCGCGAGCAGCTCGACCGGATGGGCGTGACCGTGCCGCTCGTCGGCGATTTCCACTACAACGGCCACCTGCTGCTGCGCGACTACCCGGGCTGCGCGGAGTCGCTGTCGAAGTACCGGATCAACCCCGGCAACGTCGGTCAGGGTGCGAAGCGCGATACGCAGTTCGCGCAGATGATCGAAGCCGCGGCCAAGTACGACAAGCCCGTGCGGATCGGCGTGAACTGGGGCAGTCTCGACCAGGACCTGCTCGCGCGCATGATGGACGAGAACGGCGCGCGCTCGCAGCCGTGGGACGCGCAAAGCGTGATGTACGAGGCGCTGATCCAGTCGGCGATCGGCTCGGCCGAGCGTGCAGTCGAGCTGGGTCTCGGCCGCGATCGCATCGTGCTGTCGTGCAAGGTCAGCGGCGTGCAGGACCTGATCGCCGTATACCGCGAACTCGGCCGCCGCTGCGGCTTTGCGCTGCACCTGGGGCTGACCGAGGCCGGCATGGGCTCGAAGGGCATCGTCGCATCGACGGCCGCGCTCGGCGTGCTGCTGCAGGAAGGGATCGGCGACACGATCCGCATCTCGCTGACGCCGGAACCGGGCGCGTCGCGCACGGGCGAGGTGATCGTCGGCCAGGAAATCCTCCAGACGATGGGCCTGCGCTCGTTCGCGCCGATGGTGATCGCGTGCCCGGGCTGCGGCCGGACGACGAGCACGCTGTTCCAGGAGCTCGCGATGCAGATCCAGACCTACCTGCGCGAGCAGATGCCGGCCTGGCGCAAGGAGTATCCGGGCGTCGAGAAGATGAACGTCGCGGTGATGGGTTGCATCGTCAACGGCCCGGGCGAATCGAAGCACGCGAACATCGGCATCAGCCTGCCGGGTTCGGGCGAAAACCCGGCCGCGCCCGTCTTCATCGACGGCGAGAAGGTCAAGACGCTGCGCGGCGAGCGGATCGCCGAGGAATTCCAGCAGATCGTCAGCGACTACGTCGCACGCAACTATGGCCGCGCCGACGCGGCCGTGAACTAA